In Verrucomicrobiota bacterium, the following are encoded in one genomic region:
- a CDS encoding PQQ-binding-like beta-propeller repeat protein, whose protein sequence is MKHPLMFLTLLGSFGLTNLQADIPVWRGNHNGTFEVTSAPIDWSKEQVWEIPLDTKSNGTPILVGNRLIFTAEPDKLICADSQSGQILWQQSNDLFTLHNIDSAKKAQIETHTAMIEERNLQIGKLKNEVRRLEANLKKDPDNKQVAEAMAIKEGEMEGYQEEINVMRNLPFYKDFDMPPAHQTNGYTSYSPHFDGKRIYAQFGFGVVAAYDLDGKRLWTSFLENPDHNWGGATMPQIIDGKLIIRFDDYHALDPSNGKKLWSTESEVVFGTPVPFTVEGKHFAFTPRGEVIRISDGKVLQKGLVKINTDRAWAIFNTPALVDNIIYAANGVGKEEGHAYAYRIPSTVASLNKKGLELVWHTEVSKDRYYSSPLIHDGLVYLVGQESVITALEAKTGDLVYEQKIQGVSGTAYPTMVLADNKIYQGTEDGDMVIFEPGRTFKEITRNKLGPYRSTPLFINKVAYLRTYERLIAVGSL, encoded by the coding sequence CATTCGGGCTGACGAACCTCCAAGCAGATATACCGGTTTGGCGCGGCAACCACAATGGCACTTTTGAGGTGACCTCCGCTCCCATAGATTGGAGCAAGGAGCAGGTATGGGAGATACCCCTGGATACCAAGAGCAATGGGACTCCAATTTTGGTGGGAAACCGACTCATTTTCACCGCCGAGCCAGACAAGCTCATTTGTGCAGACAGCCAATCGGGGCAAATCTTGTGGCAGCAGTCGAACGATCTATTTACTCTCCACAACATCGATTCCGCAAAAAAAGCCCAAATCGAGACACATACCGCTATGATCGAGGAGCGCAACCTGCAGATAGGAAAATTGAAGAACGAAGTCCGCAGACTGGAGGCAAATCTTAAGAAAGATCCGGATAACAAGCAGGTCGCAGAAGCCATGGCTATCAAGGAAGGTGAAATGGAAGGCTACCAGGAGGAGATCAATGTAATGCGAAACCTCCCTTTTTATAAGGACTTCGATATGCCACCCGCACACCAGACAAATGGATACACTTCCTACAGTCCTCACTTCGATGGGAAACGTATCTACGCACAATTTGGCTTTGGCGTAGTAGCGGCCTACGACCTGGACGGAAAGCGGCTTTGGACCTCTTTCCTGGAAAATCCCGACCACAACTGGGGAGGCGCAACCATGCCGCAGATCATTGATGGAAAACTAATCATCCGCTTCGATGACTACCATGCGCTGGATCCCAGCAATGGCAAAAAGCTCTGGAGCACGGAATCGGAAGTGGTATTTGGAACTCCGGTACCTTTTACAGTTGAAGGAAAACATTTCGCATTTACTCCCCGTGGTGAAGTCATCCGCATCAGTGATGGTAAAGTACTCCAAAAAGGTTTGGTTAAAATCAACACGGACCGCGCCTGGGCTATTTTCAACACACCTGCGTTGGTGGACAATATCATCTATGCAGCCAACGGTGTTGGAAAAGAAGAAGGTCATGCCTATGCCTACCGCATACCTTCTACCGTAGCTTCGCTAAATAAAAAAGGCCTGGAGCTGGTTTGGCATACGGAGGTCTCCAAAGACCGCTATTATAGCTCGCCACTCATTCACGATGGGCTCGTCTACCTGGTCGGACAGGAAAGCGTCATCACCGCGCTGGAAGCGAAGACGGGAGATCTTGTTTACGAACAGAAGATCCAAGGCGTATCCGGAACGGCCTACCCTACGATGGTTTTGGCCGATAACAAAATCTACCAAGGCACAGAGGACGGGGACATGGTCATTTTCGAACCTGGAAGGACATTCAAAGAAATAACAAGAAACAAACTCGGACCCTATCGCTCCACACCGCTTTTCATAAACAAGGTGGCCTACTTACGCACCTATGAAAGATTGATTGCTGTCGGAAGCCTTTAA